The Deinococcota bacterium genome has a segment encoding these proteins:
- the ybeY gene encoding rRNA maturation RNase YbeY translates to MIEVLDETRRYPRPEALAAALERLMAALGAQGELTLVLVDDAGIRRLNLAHRSVDEPTDVLSYPLREPDDVGMPETGFLGDIFVSLDTAARQAPQHGHDLEGEVKVLAAHGLMHLLGHDHETEAAWRDFENAQRLVLEPNP, encoded by the coding sequence ATGATAGAAGTTCTCGACGAGACCCGGCGGTACCCGCGTCCTGAGGCGCTGGCCGCGGCCCTGGAGCGGCTCATGGCCGCGCTGGGGGCGCAGGGTGAGCTCACTCTGGTGCTCGTGGACGACGCCGGCATCCGCCGGCTCAACCTGGCCCACCGCAGCGTAGACGAGCCCACCGACGTGCTCTCCTATCCCCTGCGCGAGCCGGACGACGTGGGCATGCCCGAGACCGGCTTTCTGGGCGATATCTTTGTTTCCCTGGACACGGCCGCGCGGCAGGCCCCCCAGCACGGCCACGATCTGGAGGGCGAGGTCAAGGTCTTGGCGGCCCACGGCCTCATGCACCTCTTGGGCCATGATCACGAAACGGAGGCGGCGTGGCGCGACTTCGAGAACGCCCAAAGGCTCGTCCTCGAGCCGAACCCCTAG